A stretch of Helicobacter pylori DNA encodes these proteins:
- a CDS encoding catalase: MVNKDVKQTTAFGAPIWDDNNVITAGPRGPVLLQSTWFLEKLAAFDRERIPERVVHAKGSGAYGTFTVTKDITKYTKAKIFSKVGKKTECFFRFSTVAGERGSADAVRDPRGFAMKYYTEEGNWDLVGNNTPVFFIRDAIKFPDFIHTQKRDPQTNLPNHDMVWDFWSNVPESLYQVTWVMSDRGIPKSFRHMDGFGSHTFSLINAKGERFWVKFHFHTMQGVKHLTNEEAAEIRKYDPDSNQRDLFNAIARGDFPKWKLSIQVMPEEDAKKYRFHPFDVTKIWYLQDYPLMEVGIVELNKNPENYFAEVEQAAFSPANVVPGIGYSPDRMLQGRLFSYGDTHRYRLGVNYPQIPVNKPRCPFHSSSRDGYMQNGYYGSLQNYTPSSLPGYKEDKSARDPKFNLAHIEKEFEVWNWDYRAEDSDYYTQPGDYYRSLPADEKERLHDTIGESLAHVTHKEIVDKQLEHFKKADPKYAEGVKKALEKHQKMMKDMHGKDMHHTKKKK; the protein is encoded by the coding sequence ATGGTTAATAAAGATGTGAAACAAACCACTGCTTTTGGTGCTCCTATTTGGGATGACAACAATGTGATTACGGCTGGCCCTAGAGGTCCTGTTTTATTACAAAGCACTTGGTTTTTGGAAAAGTTAGCGGCGTTTGACAGAGAAAGAATCCCTGAAAGGGTAGTGCATGCTAAAGGAAGCGGGGCTTATGGCACTTTCACCGTGACTAAAGACATCACTAAATACACTAAAGCGAAAATTTTCTCTAAAGTGGGCAAAAAAACAGAATGCTTTTTCAGATTTTCTACTGTGGCTGGTGAAAGAGGCAGTGCGGATGCGGTAAGAGACCCTAGAGGTTTTGCGATGAAGTATTACACTGAAGAAGGTAACTGGGATTTAGTAGGGAACAACACGCCTGTTTTCTTTATCCGTGATGCGATCAAATTCCCTGATTTCATCCACACTCAAAAACGAGATCCTCAAACCAATTTACCTAACCACGACATGGTATGGGATTTTTGGAGTAATGTTCCTGAAAGTTTGTATCAAGTAACATGGGTTATGAGCGATAGAGGTATCCCTAAATCTTTCCGCCATATGGATGGTTTTGGCAGCCACACTTTCAGCCTTATCAACGCAAAAGGCGAACGCTTTTGGGTGAAATTCCACTTTCACACCATGCAAGGCGTTAAGCACTTGACTAATGAAGAAGCTGCAGAAATCAGAAAATACGATCCAGATTCCAATCAAAGGGATTTATTCAATGCGATCGCTAGAGGGGATTTCCCAAAATGGAAATTAAGCATTCAAGTGATGCCAGAAGAAGATGCTAAGAAGTATCGATTCCATCCGTTTGATGTTACTAAAATTTGGTATCTCCAAGATTATCCATTGATGGAAGTGGGCATCGTAGAGTTGAATAAAAATCCTGAAAACTATTTCGCAGAAGTGGAGCAAGCGGCATTCAGTCCGGCTAATGTCGTTCCTGGAATTGGCTATAGCCCTGATAGGATGTTACAAGGGCGCTTGTTCTCTTATGGAGACACACACCGCTACCGCTTAGGGGTTAATTATCCTCAAATACCGGTTAATAAACCAAGATGCCCGTTCCACTCTTCTAGCAGAGATGGTTACATGCAAAACGGGTATTACGGCTCTTTACAAAACTATACGCCTAGCTCATTGCCTGGCTATAAAGAAGATAAGAGTGCAAGGGATCCTAAGTTCAACTTAGCTCATATTGAGAAAGAGTTTGAAGTGTGGAATTGGGATTACAGGGCTGAGGATAGCGATTACTACACCCAACCAGGTGATTACTACCGCTCATTGCCAGCTGATGAAAAAGAAAGGTTGCATGACACTATTGGAGAGTCTTTAGCTCATGTTACCCATAAGGAAATTGTGGATAAGCAATTGGAGCATTTCAAGAAAGCTGACCCCAAATACGCTGAGGGAGTTAAAAAAGCTCTTGAAAAACACCAAAAAATGATGAAAGACATGCATGGAAAAGACATGCATCACACAAAAAAGAAAAAGTAA
- a CDS encoding DUF3519 domain-containing protein — translation MIDKGVKVEQNGRVAIEYENIRVGLKDNWKGEKLPNHWVITGYEKRLENSESLYTSPLITKSEILPLNSIENNNTQKPLTSQEDLLKRQENLNEITQEPINLSPLAQMRA, via the coding sequence GTGATTGACAAAGGCGTTAAGGTTGAACAAAACGGCAGAGTAGCTATTGAATACGAAAATATAAGAGTAGGTTTAAAGGATAATTGGAAAGGAGAAAAATTACCTAATCATTGGGTGATAACAGGTTATGAAAAAAGGTTAGAGAATAGTGAAAGTTTATATACATCCCCACTAATTACAAAGAGCGAGATTCTGCCCTTAAACTCCATTGAAAATAACAATACACAAAAACCGCTAACAAGTCAAGAGGATTTATTAAAACGACAAGAAAATTTAAACGAAATCACACAAGAGCCTATAAATTTAAGCCCATTAGCACAAATGCGAGCATAA
- the murJ gene encoding murein biosynthesis integral membrane protein MurJ, producing MLKKIFLTNSLGILCSRIFGFLRDLMMANILGAGVYSDIFFVAFKLPNLFRRIFAEGSFSQSFLPSFIRSSIKGSFASLVGLIFCGVLFMWCLLVALNPLWLTKLLAYGFDEETIKLCAPIVAINFWYLLLVFITTFLGALLQYKHSFFASAYSTSLLNVCMILALFISKEKTHLEALYYLSYGVLLGGVAQILLHFYPLVKLGLLNLLWKGFLSFKTKSAAKKKYRSQRVKKDLKAFFKQFFPSVLGNSSAQIASFLDTTIASFLASGSVSYLYYANRVFQLPLALFAIAISTALFPSIAIAIKNNQQDLILQRLQKAWFFLVGVLLLCSIGGIMLSKEITELLFERGQFSPKDTLITSQVFSLYLLGLLPFGLTKLFSLWLYAKLEQKKAAKISLISLFLGLAASLSLMPLLGVLGLALANSLSGLFLFVLTIKAFGFQLFLGIIKNLKSWLVILFLACVEILLLLAFKSWVTHLYLFYYFQGF from the coding sequence ATGCTAAAAAAAATATTTTTAACCAATAGCTTAGGGATTTTATGCTCTAGGATTTTTGGCTTTTTGCGGGATTTGATGATGGCCAATATTCTAGGGGCTGGGGTGTATAGCGATATTTTCTTTGTGGCTTTCAAATTGCCTAATTTATTCAGGCGTATTTTTGCAGAGGGTTCTTTTTCTCAAAGCTTTTTACCGAGCTTCATACGGAGTTCCATTAAAGGGAGCTTTGCTAGTTTGGTGGGGCTTATTTTTTGTGGCGTTTTATTCATGTGGTGCTTATTAGTAGCGCTCAATCCCTTATGGCTCACCAAACTCCTAGCTTACGGCTTTGATGAAGAAACAATCAAGCTATGCGCCCCTATTGTAGCGATCAATTTTTGGTATCTTTTATTGGTGTTTATCACCACTTTTTTAGGCGCGCTTTTACAATACAAACACAGCTTTTTTGCCAGCGCTTATAGCACAAGCTTGCTCAATGTATGCATGATTTTAGCCCTTTTCATTTCTAAAGAAAAAACGCACTTAGAAGCGTTGTATTATTTGAGCTATGGCGTGCTTTTAGGGGGCGTGGCTCAAATTTTATTGCACTTTTATCCTTTAGTGAAATTGGGCTTATTGAATTTATTATGGAAAGGATTTTTGAGCTTTAAGACCAAAAGTGCCGCCAAAAAAAAATACCGCTCTCAAAGAGTTAAAAAAGACCTAAAAGCGTTTTTCAAGCAATTTTTCCCCAGCGTTTTAGGCAATTCTAGCGCTCAGATCGCTTCTTTTTTAGACACCACGATAGCCTCTTTTCTGGCGAGCGGGAGCGTGTCTTATTTGTATTACGCTAATAGAGTCTTCCAGCTCCCTTTAGCTTTATTTGCCATAGCCATATCCACAGCCCTTTTCCCTAGCATTGCGATCGCTATTAAAAACAATCAGCAGGATTTGATCTTACAGCGCTTGCAAAAAGCATGGTTTTTTTTGGTGGGGGTTTTGCTTCTTTGCAGCATTGGGGGGATCATGTTAAGCAAAGAAATCACAGAGCTTTTATTTGAAAGGGGGCAATTTAGCCCTAAAGACACCCTAATCACTTCGCAAGTCTTTTCGCTCTATCTTTTAGGCTTGCTCCCTTTTGGGCTAACCAAACTCTTTTCTTTGTGGCTTTATGCGAAATTAGAGCAAAAAAAAGCGGCTAAAATCTCTTTAATTTCGCTTTTTTTAGGTTTAGCGGCTTCTTTGAGTTTGATGCCTTTGTTAGGGGTTTTAGGTTTGGCTTTAGCGAATAGTTTGAGCGGGTTATTTTTATTCGTTTTAACGATAAAAGCGTTTGGCTTTCAATTATTCTTGGGTATAATCAAGAATTTAAAATCATGGCTTGTAATTCTTTTCCTCGCTTGCGTGGAAATCTTATTACTCTTAGCGTTCAAATCGTGGGTTACACATTTATATTTATTTTATTATTTTCAAGGTTTTTAA
- a CDS encoding TonB-dependent receptor: MFLRSYPKLRYALCLPLLTETCYSEERTLNKVTTQAKRIFTYNNEFKVTSKELDQRQSNEVKDLFRTNPDVNVGGGSVMGQKIYVRGVEDRLLRVTVDGAAQNGNIYHHQGNTVIDPGMLKSVEVTKGAANASAGPGAIAGVIKMETKGAADFIPRGKNYAASGAVSFYTNFGDRETFRSAYQNAHFDIIAYYTHQNIFYYRSGATAMKNLFNPTQADKEPGTPSEQNNALIKMNGYLSDRDTLTFSWNMTRDNATRPLRSNAIGLAYPCEAPFSPDGAQGCPNVLDSFTRYLYHSVNSANNLSLQYKREAGNSFGDPRLDFTLYTSIRNAQFDPLFDPNGVYAKFPTSLASEWEKENYPCVEGAYCTPSFSDVDKPSSQPRNLFLNNTGLNLKVAHVIDEATDSLFEYGFNYQNLSVFDARIPKSELYRPNQVYTDDKGQKQIACSLVDNNPNDPTLCQRGKANGNIYGGYVQANYSPHKIITFGAGVRWDAYTLYDKDWNHRYTQGFSPSAALVLSPIEPLSLKITYSQVTRGVMPGDGVYMRQNDLRYAKNIKPEVGSNAEFNIDYSSQYFSGRAAAFYQALDNFISQYAQNLIVTNLNQAIRIYGYEVGGTFRYKGVSLNIGISRTWPTTRGYLMADSYELAASTGNVFIIKLDYTIPKTGINLAWLSRFVTGLDYCGFDIYLPDYGTAEKPKTPTDLAKCGSQLGLVHMHKPGYGVSNFYINWSPKTKSRWKGLLLSAVFNNVFNKFYVDQTSPYVMSPDMPGTDAIKRAIAEPGFNARFEVAYKW; the protein is encoded by the coding sequence ATGTTTTTAAGATCATACCCAAAGCTTAGATACGCTTTATGTTTACCCCTACTCACTGAGACTTGCTATAGTGAGGAGCGCACTTTAAATAAGGTTACCACCCAAGCCAAAAGGATTTTCACTTATAACAATGAGTTTAAGGTAACTTCTAAAGAATTGGATCAACGCCAAAGCAATGAAGTCAAAGACTTGTTTAGGACTAACCCTGATGTGAATGTGGGCGGAGGGAGCGTGATGGGGCAGAAAATCTATGTGCGGGGCGTTGAAGACAGGCTTTTAAGGGTTACGGTGGATGGGGCTGCGCAAAATGGCAATATCTACCACCACCAAGGCAACACCGTGATTGACCCTGGCATGCTCAAAAGCGTGGAAGTTACCAAAGGCGCGGCGAATGCGAGTGCAGGACCAGGAGCGATTGCGGGAGTGATTAAAATGGAGACTAAAGGAGCGGCTGATTTTATCCCTAGGGGGAAAAATTATGCAGCGAGTGGGGCGGTGAGTTTTTATACTAATTTTGGGGACAGGGAGACTTTTAGATCGGCTTATCAAAATGCACATTTTGACATTATCGCTTACTACACGCACCAAAATATTTTCTATTATAGGAGCGGTGCTACAGCGATGAAAAACCTTTTCAATCCCACACAAGCCGATAAAGAGCCAGGAACCCCTAGCGAACAAAACAACGCTTTGATTAAAATGAATGGTTATTTGAGCGATAGGGATACGCTCACTTTCAGCTGGAACATGACACGAGATAACGCTACACGCCCTTTAAGGAGTAACGCTATAGGGTTAGCCTATCCTTGTGAAGCCCCTTTTAGTCCTGATGGCGCTCAAGGGTGTCCTAATGTGCTAGATAGTTTCACTAGGTATTTGTATCACTCTGTTAATAGCGCTAACAATCTTTCCTTACAATACAAAAGGGAAGCGGGAAATTCTTTTGGCGACCCACGATTAGATTTTACCCTTTATACAAGCATCAGGAACGCTCAGTTTGATCCCCTATTTGATCCTAATGGCGTTTATGCCAAATTCCCCACTTCTTTAGCGAGCGAATGGGAAAAAGAAAATTACCCATGCGTTGAAGGCGCTTATTGCACCCCAAGCTTTTCTGATGTGGATAAACCAAGCTCACAACCTAGAAATCTGTTTTTAAACAACACCGGCTTAAACCTTAAAGTCGCGCATGTGATTGATGAAGCCACAGACAGCCTTTTTGAATACGGATTCAACTACCAAAATTTAAGCGTTTTTGACGCTCGTATCCCCAAATCAGAATTATACAGGCCTAATCAAGTCTATACTGATGATAAAGGGCAAAAACAAATCGCTTGCTCTCTTGTGGATAATAACCCCAATGACCCTACGCTATGCCAAAGAGGGAAAGCGAACGGGAATATTTATGGAGGCTATGTGCAAGCGAATTACTCGCCTCATAAAATCATCACTTTTGGAGCCGGGGTAAGGTGGGATGCATACACGCTTTATGATAAGGATTGGAACCACCGCTACACTCAAGGCTTTAGCCCTAGCGCGGCTCTTGTGCTAAGCCCCATTGAGCCTTTATCTTTAAAAATCACTTATTCTCAAGTTACAAGGGGGGTTATGCCAGGAGATGGCGTGTATATGCGCCAAAACGATTTACGATACGCTAAAAATATCAAGCCTGAAGTGGGCTCTAACGCTGAATTTAATATTGACTATTCAAGCCAGTATTTTAGCGGGAGGGCTGCGGCGTTCTATCAAGCTTTAGATAATTTCATCTCCCAATACGCGCAAAATTTGATTGTAACCAATTTAAATCAAGCGATTAGGATTTATGGCTATGAAGTGGGTGGGACTTTTAGATACAAGGGCGTGAGTTTGAACATAGGGATCTCGCGCACTTGGCCCACCACTAGGGGGTATTTAATGGCGGATAGCTATGAGCTTGCCGCAAGCACCGGTAATGTTTTTATCATTAAATTGGATTACACCATTCCAAAAACAGGGATCAATCTTGCATGGCTTAGCCGCTTTGTTACCGGTTTAGATTATTGCGGGTTTGATATTTACTTGCCTGATTACGGGACAGCTGAAAAACCCAAAACCCCTACCGATTTAGCCAAATGCGGATCCCAATTGGGGTTAGTGCATATGCATAAACCGGGTTATGGCGTGAGTAATTTTTATATCAATTGGAGCCCTAAAACCAAAAGCCGCTGGAAGGGTTTGTTGCTTTCAGCCGTGTTTAATAACGTTTTCAACAAATTCTATGTGGATCAAACAAGCCCCTATGTCATGAGCCCGGATATGCCAGGCACTGACGCTATTAAAAGAGCGATCGCAGAGCCTGGTTTTAACGCGCGTTTTGAAGTGGCTTACAAATGGTAG
- a CDS encoding FapA family protein, whose protein sequence is MSLERFAPIKVERCKDIQKELKKAAAENKLQTEDLWFEILKTSIFIKNSAKDDFSEAFGGELQQLEEEEYYEKKELTLYQTHDIKIKSNAYKRFFEVQVDEDLSKIEIILDECFIVLDTEEHYQEMFAYIKERLAFEGVVFRHFSQMYENLKTELRKYQKEAQNKHFILYASLTFIPNTEEKSHFLLEEEYLPTHTIPLSDQEESFVKENYYIAKENQKVACVNYPKQGRDGRNLKGLYIELPKVAHSPTPIGHDKNAFEEREENNALVYYSKALQGVKMEKGRLVSKQNFIFKNGIKSIEVPNLLGGVESGLVLEIQAKDELSDAIDSNLILEASAINIRGNVGKNAILVAKEITIEGQIHPESYVYANQARITNHKGVCYAKEFECKYLERAKVYANSVKVEASAGSVVYAKEIALEKLKSDNKLYFSKQCWIDEVDGNGNRFIFYAFGGRENQEELKIAKQKLNALGLKSKKIIAQHQSLNHLVKNNQAIMEKLKNATEEIKRSLMQQESVKDAYSEFMFALKRLKILKAQMLELQKINNECYAKLISIENSFQHASITTKNPFKQENIVIYHRNYPKVSNLSAMLSHNESVDVIYEDHKIKKIPKSAIKG, encoded by the coding sequence ATGAGCTTGGAGCGTTTTGCCCCTATAAAAGTTGAGCGGTGCAAAGACATTCAAAAAGAATTAAAAAAAGCGGCCGCTGAAAATAAATTACAAACAGAAGATCTGTGGTTTGAGATTTTAAAAACTTCTATTTTTATCAAAAACAGCGCTAAAGACGATTTTAGCGAGGCTTTTGGTGGGGAATTGCAGCAATTAGAAGAAGAGGAATACTATGAAAAAAAAGAGCTAACCCTTTATCAAACCCACGACATTAAGATCAAATCAAACGCTTACAAACGCTTTTTTGAAGTGCAAGTGGATGAAGATTTAAGCAAAATAGAAATTATTTTAGACGAGTGCTTTATTGTCTTAGACACTGAAGAGCATTACCAAGAAATGTTTGCGTATATTAAAGAGCGTTTGGCTTTTGAGGGCGTGGTGTTTAGGCATTTTTCACAAATGTATGAAAATTTAAAAACAGAATTAAGAAAATATCAAAAAGAAGCCCAAAATAAGCACTTTATTTTATACGCTTCTTTAACCTTTATCCCTAATACAGAAGAAAAATCCCATTTTTTATTAGAAGAAGAATACCTTCCAACGCATACCATTCCCTTAAGCGATCAAGAAGAATCTTTTGTTAAAGAAAATTACTATATCGCTAAAGAAAATCAAAAAGTCGCTTGCGTGAATTACCCCAAGCAAGGCAGAGACGGCCGTAACCTTAAAGGCCTTTATATTGAATTGCCTAAAGTTGCCCATTCGCCCACCCCCATAGGGCATGACAAAAACGCTTTTGAAGAAAGAGAAGAAAATAACGCTTTAGTGTATTACTCCAAAGCCTTACAAGGGGTTAAAATGGAAAAAGGGCGTTTGGTTTCTAAGCAAAATTTTATCTTTAAAAACGGGATCAAATCCATTGAAGTGCCTAATCTTTTAGGGGGAGTGGAGAGCGGGTTAGTTTTAGAGATTCAAGCTAAAGATGAATTGAGCGATGCGATTGATTCTAACCTCATTTTAGAAGCGAGTGCGATTAACATTAGGGGCAATGTGGGCAAGAATGCGATCTTAGTGGCTAAAGAAATCACTATAGAGGGGCAAATCCACCCTGAAAGCTATGTCTATGCCAATCAAGCGCGTATCACTAACCATAAGGGCGTGTGCTACGCTAAAGAGTTTGAGTGCAAGTATTTAGAGCGCGCTAAAGTGTATGCCAATAGCGTTAAAGTGGAAGCGAGCGCGGGGAGCGTGGTCTATGCGAAAGAAATCGCTTTAGAAAAGCTTAAAAGCGATAACAAGCTGTATTTTTCCAAGCAATGTTGGATTGATGAGGTGGATGGCAATGGCAACCGCTTTATTTTTTACGCTTTTGGGGGGCGAGAAAACCAAGAAGAATTGAAGATCGCTAAACAAAAACTCAATGCGTTAGGGTTAAAATCCAAAAAAATCATCGCTCAGCACCAGTCCTTAAACCATTTGGTTAAAAATAATCAAGCCATCATGGAAAAGCTTAAAAACGCCACTGAAGAAATCAAACGCTCTTTAATGCAACAAGAAAGCGTGAAAGACGCTTATAGCGAGTTTATGTTTGCTTTAAAGCGTTTGAAAATCTTAAAAGCCCAAATGCTAGAATTGCAAAAAATCAATAACGAATGTTACGCTAAACTCATCAGCATAGAAAACAGCTTCCAGCATGCAAGCATTACAACTAAAAACCCTTTCAAGCAAGAAAATATCGTGATTTATCATCGCAATTACCCCAAAGTGAGTAACTTGAGCGCTATGTTAAGCCATAATGAAAGCGTGGATGTGATCTATGAAGATCATAAAATCAAAAAAATCCCTAAAAGCGCTATAAAAGGCTAG
- the ruvA gene encoding Holliday junction branch migration protein RuvA — MIVGLIGIVEKISALEVHIEVQGVVYGVQVSMRTAALLQTGQKARLKILQVIKEDAYLLYGFLEESEKILFERLLKINGVGGRIALAILSSFSPNEFENIIATKEVKRLQQVPGIGKKLADKIMVDLIGFFIQDENKPARNEVFLALESLGFKSAEINPVLKTLKPHLSIEAAIKEALQQLRS, encoded by the coding sequence ATGATAGTGGGTTTGATAGGGATTGTGGAAAAAATCTCTGCTTTAGAAGTGCATATAGAAGTGCAAGGGGTTGTTTATGGGGTGCAAGTTTCTATGCGAACGGCTGCTTTGCTTCAAACGGGCCAAAAAGCGCGTTTGAAAATCTTACAAGTGATTAAAGAAGACGCGTATCTTTTATACGGATTTTTAGAAGAGAGTGAAAAAATCCTCTTTGAAAGGCTTTTAAAAATCAATGGGGTAGGGGGGCGTATCGCTTTAGCCATTCTCTCAAGCTTTTCACCGAACGAATTTGAAAACATTATCGCCACTAAAGAAGTCAAAAGACTCCAGCAAGTCCCAGGCATTGGCAAAAAGCTCGCTGATAAGATCATGGTGGATTTGATTGGCTTTTTCATTCAAGATGAAAATAAACCCGCACGCAATGAAGTCTTTTTAGCCCTAGAGAGTTTGGGCTTTAAAAGTGCTGAAATCAATCCAGTTTTAAAAACCCTAAAACCCCATCTCAGCATAGAAGCAGCGATTAAAGAAGCCTTACAGCAACTGCGCTCTTAA
- the ruvC gene encoding crossover junction endodeoxyribonuclease RuvC gives MRILGIDPGSRKCGYAIISHASNKLSLITAGFINITTTCLQEQILDLIEALDCLLDRYEVNEVAIEDIFFGYNPKSVIKLAQFRGALSLKILERIGNFSEYTPLQVKKALTGNGKAAKEQVAFMVKRLLNITSEIKPLDISDAIAVAITHAQRLKPR, from the coding sequence ATGCGTATTTTAGGAATAGACCCAGGCAGCAGGAAATGCGGGTATGCTATCATTTCTCACGCTTCCAACAAGCTTTCTTTAATCACGGCCGGGTTCATCAATATCACCACGACATGCTTGCAAGAACAAATTTTAGATTTGATAGAAGCCTTAGATTGCTTATTGGATCGTTACGAAGTTAATGAAGTGGCGATTGAAGATATTTTCTTTGGGTATAACCCAAAAAGCGTGATCAAGCTCGCGCAATTCAGGGGGGCGTTGTCTTTAAAGATTTTAGAAAGGATCGGTAATTTTAGCGAATACACGCCCCTACAAGTCAAAAAAGCCCTAACCGGTAACGGGAAAGCCGCTAAAGAGCAAGTGGCCTTTATGGTCAAACGCTTGCTTAACATCACAAGCGAAATCAAGCCTTTGGATATTAGCGATGCGATAGCCGTTGCTATCACGCATGCGCAACGCTTAAAGCCCCGCTAA